GCATGGCGATCGTGGAACGGGACGGGCTAAACGATTGCATCGGCTGACCGGCGGGACGAGGGAAACCCTTCCGCGTTCCTTCTGTTGAGGTACCAGATCCATCAACGGAAGGACCAGACCATGTCGGAAACGACTACCGACCACGACAAGATCCGCAAATGGGCCGAGCAGCACGGCGGCAAGCCGGCGGTGGTGAAATCGACCCACGGCCAGGGCGGCGTCGGGATCATCCGGATCGAATTCCCCGACGCCCCCAACTCGAAGAACGACAGCCTGGAGGAGATCTCCTGGGAGGAATTCTTCAAGCAGTTCGAGGACCACAAGCTGGCCGTGGTGTTCGAGCCGAAGAGCAACTTCAACAAGATCATCGGCCGGGATTCGGCGAAGTAACGGGACGGGCGGCTTGGGAAGGGGCAAGTCTCCTCTGGATAACGTACCATCGGACGCTTTGAGGGTGGCGGGCATTCGAGACAAAATCGACGCCCTGTCACCGATGGGTGGACCCTATGGAGCGCTTGGCTTCCGAGGACCTCGTTCGGACCGTGGTCGGTGCCTTTGCCCGCGCGAGGAGCGAACGGCCGCATCCCGAAGCCGCCGGATACCGTGCCGCCCTGGCGATCCTGCTGAAACACAATCCCCGATTGACGCCTGAGGAAGCCGCCGACCGCTTGATCGCGATGCTGTGCTACGCGGCATCCGAACGCCCCGAATGGCTCCAGGTCGAGCAACCTGTGGCCGGCGCGTTCCTGGAGCGGTGCCGCCGCTGAGGGCCGGACGGCTGCATTGCCGACCCCGTTTCGCTTACTCCCGTCTGGGCGGCCGGCGTCACTCGGATGCCGGCGCGGAAATGCGGCAGCTGAACTCGCGGCCGTGCAGCGTACGGTACAAAGTCCGCAGTTTCTGCCGGTCGGCTTCGCGCAGGCATCCGCGCATCAGGTCGTCGTGCAGCTGTACCGCCTGGGTGCGGTTCAGGCCGTGCCCCTTGGACAGCAGGACGGCGAGAAGAAGGGAAGCGTCGGCGTCGGTCCGGGCCTGACGCTGGTCCGCGGCGGCCATGGCGCGCCGCAGGTCGCCGATGGCGTCCTCCTTCCCGTTGATCCTGACGGAAGGATCGGCCTTGCGGGTCTGGAGCGGAGAAGGCCGCCCGCTGATGCCGAGGCGCTCGGCGGCGACCAACGCCGTTTCATGCTTCGCGGCGCCGCCGGTGCGGTTCCGGCGGCGGGACAGCAGGTTGGACAGGTGGTCAAACAGGCCAGCCATCCAAACTCGTCACCCTCCCACCGGCCGCGGTCCGCGCACCCGAAGGAGTGCGCCGAAAATGGTTACGCCATCTTCATTTATTTATAGTTAAGGGACGGCGCGCGGGCGGGTCCATTGCCGGTGGTTTGTCGTGGGCACCACCTTCGCGACCCCGCCGACCACCGACTTGAAGAAGAAGGAGCCTGATCATGCGCATGCTCGACGACCTGGCGGTCGGCGACCGTTTCGCCGGCGGCCCGCTGGACGTGACCGAAGCCGACATCTTCGATTTCGCCGGCCGGTTCGATCCCCAGCCCTTCCATCTCGACCCCGCCGCCGCGAAGGAGAGCGTTTTCGGCGGTCTTGCGGCGAGCGGCTGGCATACGGCCGCGCTTACCATGCGGATGATCGTCGACGGCGAGGGGCAACTCGCCGGCGGTTTCGTCGGGCTTGCCGTCGAGGAACTTGCATGGCCGAAACCGGTCCGCCCGGGCGACGTCCTGCGGACCGAGAGCGAAGTGCTGGAGATCCGCCCCTCGGGCTCGCGGCCGGACCGGGGCACCGTGCGGATGCGCACCTTGACCTATAATCAGAACGACGAGATGGTCCAACGCTTCACCGCGGTGCTCCTGGTGCAGCGGAGCACCGGGTTGCCAGGGGAACGGCAGGTTGGTAATGGTTAATGAACCGACATGAGGACCGGCCGGGCACGGCGCCCGGCCCCTGGAGGAGCTTGGCCATGGATATCGAACGGGTCGTCGCGGAACCGGCAAAGCTGGGCGAGAGCCCGATCTGGTCGGTGGGCGAACAGAAGCTCTACTGGGTCGACATCGACGGCCGGGCCCTGCACCGCTTCGATCCCTCCGACGGCCGGGACGAGAGCTGGCCGATGCCGGAGGAGATCGGCTGCATCGCGACCCGCCGGGACCACCGCATGCTGCTGGCCCTGCGCAACGGGTTCGCCAACTTCGACCCTCGGACCGGGGACCTGGTCCGCCTGCTGGACCCGGAAGCCGACAAGCCCGACAACCGCTTCAACGACGGGACCACCGACAGCAGGGGCCGCTTCTGGGCCGGCACCATGCGCATGGGAATTCCGGGAGAAAGTCCTGAAGGCGCCTTCTATCGTCTCGATGCGGATCTCGGATGCCATAGGATGATCGACGGATTCTGGACGACGAACGGCCTCGCCTTCAGCCCCGACGGGCGGACGCTGTACATGTCGGACAGCAACGCCAAGGTCCGGACCATCTGGGCCTTCGACTATGATCCGGACGCGGGCGTTCCCTCGAACCGCCGCGTCTTCGTCGATACCAGGGACATGGCCGGCCGGCCCGACGGCGGCGCCTGCGATGCCGACGGCTGCTACTGGATGGCCGGGATCGGGGGCGGCGAACTGGTCCGCTTTACACCCGCGGGCGCGATCGACCGCACCATAAAGGTACCCTGCCGCACGCCGACCAAGATCGCGTTCGGCGGGCGCGGACTGGACGTCATCTACATGACGTCGCTTCAGAAAGCCGGTGAGGAGCCCGACCCTCTCGCCGGGTGCCTTTTCGCGATCACCGGGACGGGTGTCAGCGGCGTGGAAGTTCCGCCGTTTGCCGGTTGAAAGTGATTTTCGGATAATTCAAAAATAGAATCAAAATAGGATCACTACGACAATCGTCAGGAACTACGCCTACGCTAAACAGAACAGATCGGATACAATAACAGCAAAAACTGAATTTGTTATAAGCCTAATATAGCCTTTCAACCATTTCGTGGATTATCTGTAGCAATAGGACCCAACCCAAAGGAGATAAGGGATGTCCATTGCTACGTTCGAACGCAATTTTTCCGTCAAAAATGCTTCATCGGAAGGCCTCGCGGAAACCCTTCCCGCCACGGCGACCGACGTACGCGCCGGCATGTACAGGCGGTTGCCGGCCTTCCTGCAGCCCTTCCTGACATGGCTGACCGCCCGCCCCGCGTCGGGCGAGGTCGCGCGGCCGCGTACGGCCATGTTCCACGTGGTGACCGCCTTCGGCACCCTGGGTGCCGGCGTGACGCTCAGCTTCCTGGCACTGCATCTCTCCGGCTTCTGGCTGGCGGCCCTGCCCTTCCTCCTGATCCTGTCGGCTTCCGGGATGGGCAAGCTGCAGGCCGTCGTCTTCCATCACTGCGCCCATGGCACGGTGTTCAGGAAACGGGAAACGAACCGTCTGGTCGGGGAAACCATCTCCATCCTGCTGCTGATGAAGCATTTCGACGTGTACCAGCACGAACACATGCTGCATCACAGCCCCAACAAGCTGCTGACCCACGAGGACGAATTCACCCAGTTCGTCATGAACCTGGCAGGACTGAGGCCCGGCCTGCCGAAGCCGGTGCTGTGGCGCCGGGTGATCATCAGCTTCGTCTCGCCGTTCTTCCATCTGCGGTTCCTGCTGGCGCGGATCTCGTCCTGCCTGCTCTCCCACTCGACGGCCCATAACCTGATCGGCTGGGCAGCCTGGGGCGGCCTGTTCTATCTTGTCTGGCTGACCGGGACCTGGACCGAGGTGGCTGTCGCCTGGCTGCTCCCGGTGACCGTCCTGCTGCAGATAGGCACCGCGCTCCGGACCCTGTGCGAGCATCGTTTCCCGGAACAGGAAGTGATCGATGCCCGCGGCAAGACCTTCGTCTGCCTCGCCACCGCGGGCGTCTTTCCCGGAACCCCGGTTCCTGAGCAGTCCGCGGC
This Skermanella mucosa DNA region includes the following protein-coding sequences:
- a CDS encoding SMP-30/gluconolactonase/LRE family protein encodes the protein MDIERVVAEPAKLGESPIWSVGEQKLYWVDIDGRALHRFDPSDGRDESWPMPEEIGCIATRRDHRMLLALRNGFANFDPRTGDLVRLLDPEADKPDNRFNDGTTDSRGRFWAGTMRMGIPGESPEGAFYRLDADLGCHRMIDGFWTTNGLAFSPDGRTLYMSDSNAKVRTIWAFDYDPDAGVPSNRRVFVDTRDMAGRPDGGACDADGCYWMAGIGGGELVRFTPAGAIDRTIKVPCRTPTKIAFGGRGLDVIYMTSLQKAGEEPDPLAGCLFAITGTGVSGVEVPPFAG
- a CDS encoding MaoC family dehydratase, whose translation is MRMLDDLAVGDRFAGGPLDVTEADIFDFAGRFDPQPFHLDPAAAKESVFGGLAASGWHTAALTMRMIVDGEGQLAGGFVGLAVEELAWPKPVRPGDVLRTESEVLEIRPSGSRPDRGTVRMRTLTYNQNDEMVQRFTAVLLVQRSTGLPGERQVGNG
- a CDS encoding fatty acid desaturase — translated: MSIATFERNFSVKNASSEGLAETLPATATDVRAGMYRRLPAFLQPFLTWLTARPASGEVARPRTAMFHVVTAFGTLGAGVTLSFLALHLSGFWLAALPFLLILSASGMGKLQAVVFHHCAHGTVFRKRETNRLVGETISILLLMKHFDVYQHEHMLHHSPNKLLTHEDEFTQFVMNLAGLRPGLPKPVLWRRVIISFVSPFFHLRFLLARISSCLLSHSTAHNLIGWAAWGGLFYLVWLTGTWTEVAVAWLLPVTVLLQIGTALRTLCEHRFPEQEVIDARGKTFVCLATAGVFPGTPVPEQSAATPGGLLAWIGWWTSMLTVHLFSRVFVLVGDAPCHDFHHRRPASRRWTDYIHARQKDADTGCQSFPLGYIETWGLIEAIDENLASLSTAGKI
- a CDS encoding ATP-grasp domain-containing protein; protein product: MSETTTDHDKIRKWAEQHGGKPAVVKSTHGQGGVGIIRIEFPDAPNSKNDSLEEISWEEFFKQFEDHKLAVVFEPKSNFNKIIGRDSAK